Proteins co-encoded in one Myotis daubentonii chromosome 8, mMyoDau2.1, whole genome shotgun sequence genomic window:
- the KCNK15 gene encoding potassium channel subfamily K member 15, giving the protein MKQQSVRTAALVLCILSYLLVGAAVFDALESEAESGRQRLLAQKRSELRRKYGFSAEDYRELERLALQAEPHRAGRQWKFAGSFYFAITVITTIGYGHAAPGTDSGKVFCMFYALLGIPLTLVTFQSLGERLNALVRRLLLAAKRCLGLRRQRVSTENMVVAGLLVCAATLALGAAAFAHFEGWTFFHAYYYCFITLTTIGFGDFVALQSDEALQRKPPYVAFSFLYILLGLTVIGAFLNLVVLRFLAASTDAPERAARRASPLRLGAPKSRRPARPGGSSVSYRIHQLEMWARDNLGFSPPASPGAMGGRGGVGRPPARRKSI; this is encoded by the exons ATGAAGCAGCAGAGCGTGCGCACCGCCGCGCTGGTCCTGTGCATCCTGTCCTACCTGCTGGTGGGCGCCGCCGTCTTCGATGCGCTCGAGTCCGAGGCGGAGAGCGGCCGCcagcggctgctggcccagaAGCGGAGCGAGCTCCGGCGGAAGTACGGCTTCTCGGCCGAGGACTACCGCGAGCTGGAGCGCCTGGCGCTGCAGGCCGAGCCGCACCGCGCCGGCCGCCAGTGGAAGTTCGCGGGCTCCTTCTacttcgccatcactgtcatcaccACCATCG GGTATGGCCACGCCGCACCCGGCACGGACTCGGGCAAGGTCTTCTGCATGTTCTACGCGCTCCTGGGCATTCCCCTGACGCTGGTCACCTTCCAGAGCCTGGGCGAGCGGCTGAATGCGCTGGTGCGGCGCCTCCTGCTGGCGGCCAAGCGCTGCCTGGGCCTGCGGCGGCAGCGCGTGTCCACGGAGAACATGGTAGTGGCCGGGCTGCTGGTGTGCGCGGCCACGCTGGCCCTCGGGGCCGCCGCTTTCGCGCACTTCGAGGGCTGGACCTTCTTCCATGCCTACTACTACTGCTTCATCACCCTCACCACCATCGGCTTCGGCGACTTCGTGGCGCTGCAGAGCGACGAGGCGCTGCAGAGGAAGCCGCCCTACGTGGCCTTCAGCTTTCTCTACATCCTTTTAGGGCTCACGGTCATCGGCGCCTTCCTCAACCTCGTGGTCCTGCGCTTCCTGGCGGCCAGCACCGACGCACCCGAGCGCGCTGCTCGCCGCGCCAGCCCGCTCCGCCTGGGGGCGCCCAAGAGCCGCCGCCCGGCGCGCCCCGGGGGCTCCTCCGTCTCCTACCGCATCCACCAGCTGGAGATGTGGGCCCGCGACAATCTGGGCTTCTCGCCCCCCGCGAGCCCTGGGGCTATGGGTGGCCGCGGCGGGGTAGGCAGACCCCCCGCCCGGCGGAAGTCCATTTGA